One window from the genome of Pedobacter schmidteae encodes:
- a CDS encoding NAD kinase translates to MKIAIYGREFNNSVLPYVQEVFNVLDEYKTPILVYKKYLDFIKDKIKLPSHITAFTQHKELLGETEVLVSLGGDGTLLDTLSLVRDSGIPVIGINFGRLGFLASINKDEIRTAIEALMNKEYALDKRTLLNLESTYDLFGEENFALNDITIHRRDNSAMMIIHAYMNNEFVNSYWADGLIIATPTGSTAYSLSCGGPIIYPSSQNFVITPIAPHNLNVRPLIVPDDVSLTFEVEARSAKFLVSCDSRTETVDRSVKVTLSKARFHVNLIRLNNESYLTTLRNKLLWGIDTRNY, encoded by the coding sequence ATGAAGATTGCAATTTACGGAAGGGAGTTTAATAACAGTGTATTACCTTATGTTCAGGAAGTGTTTAATGTGCTTGATGAATATAAAACTCCTATCCTTGTTTATAAGAAATACCTCGATTTCATAAAAGATAAGATCAAGTTACCCAGTCACATCACGGCATTTACCCAACATAAGGAGCTGCTGGGTGAAACAGAGGTGTTGGTTAGCCTGGGGGGCGACGGTACCTTGCTGGATACTTTGTCGCTGGTGCGCGATTCGGGCATTCCTGTCATCGGAATCAATTTCGGAAGACTTGGTTTTCTGGCCAGTATCAATAAAGACGAAATCAGAACCGCTATTGAGGCTTTGATGAATAAAGAGTACGCGCTTGATAAACGGACTTTGCTGAATTTAGAATCGACCTATGACTTGTTTGGAGAAGAGAATTTCGCGCTGAATGACATTACCATACATCGCAGAGACAACTCTGCCATGATGATTATTCATGCCTATATGAACAATGAGTTTGTGAATTCTTATTGGGCTGACGGTTTGATTATTGCTACCCCAACAGGGTCAACAGCCTACTCTTTAAGCTGCGGCGGACCGATTATTTATCCAAGTTCTCAGAACTTTGTTATTACGCCTATTGCTCCGCACAATTTAAATGTCAGACCGCTAATCGTTCCCGACGATGTTTCCTTAACTTTTGAGGTGGAAGCCCGAAGTGCCAAGTTTTTGGTATCCTGCGATTCGAGGACAGAAACGGTAGACCGGTCGGTAAAAGTTACCCTCAGTAAAGCCCGGTTTCATGTAAATTTAATCAGGCTCAATAACGAAAGTTACCTAACTACGTTAAGAAATAAATTGCTTTGGGGTATAGACACCCGTAATTATTAA
- a CDS encoding CBS domain-containing protein encodes MLAAELLSNSIPPLKTSDTVQKSLERMTEFKLSHLPIVNETQFLGLLSEDELIEVKDVETPVGALSLSLLNPFVYEDAHAYDVIRLLDQLKLSVVPVLDYKKNYIGLVAVNNLLCFAADLFAVKEPGGIIVLEISNRNNSLAHMAQIVEGDNAQILSSYVQTFPDSTKLEVTLKINKTELSGIIASFERYSYQVKAVFNNTKADDGTEDRFNSFMNYLNV; translated from the coding sequence ATGCTGGCAGCCGAACTCTTATCCAATTCCATCCCCCCGCTAAAAACATCTGATACTGTTCAGAAGTCTTTGGAAAGGATGACTGAGTTCAAACTGTCGCATTTACCAATAGTTAACGAAACCCAGTTTTTAGGACTGTTGTCGGAAGATGAGCTAATTGAGGTAAAGGATGTGGAAACACCGGTGGGTGCACTTTCATTGTCCTTGTTAAACCCCTTTGTATACGAGGATGCGCATGCTTATGATGTGATCAGACTGTTGGATCAGTTAAAACTGTCGGTAGTGCCGGTACTCGACTATAAAAAAAATTACATCGGCTTAGTTGCTGTTAATAATTTGCTGTGTTTTGCCGCCGATCTTTTTGCGGTAAAAGAACCGGGCGGAATTATTGTATTGGAAATCAGTAACAGAAACAATTCTTTGGCGCACATGGCACAGATTGTAGAGGGCGATAATGCGCAGATTTTGTCGTCTTACGTGCAAACATTTCCCGATTCTACAAAGCTGGAGGTAACCTTAAAAATTAATAAAACCGAATTATCTGGTATTATCGCTTCTTTTGAAAGGTATAGTTATCAGGTAAAAGCAGTGTTTAACAATACTAAGGCAGACGATGGGACTGAAGACAGGTTCAATTCATTTATGAATTACCTGAACGTATAG
- a CDS encoding alpha/beta fold hydrolase: MTYEVIDEGGFKYIEAGKGETLVLLHGLMGELSNWEPVIDRFKDSYHILVPILPIYELPILTLGVRSLSKYVNKFLKHKKINQVVLIGNSLGGHVGLVFTLAHQESVKALVLTGSSGLYENAFGGSFPKRESYDYIREKVAFTFYDPATATKELVDEVYKTVNERSRVIRILALAKSAIRHNMSKDLSRITIPVSLIWGMQDKVTPPEVAEEFHELLPNSELNWVDKCGHAPMMERPQIFNEFLEKFLNRILLK; encoded by the coding sequence ATGACATACGAAGTAATAGACGAAGGTGGGTTTAAATATATAGAAGCCGGAAAAGGTGAAACCCTGGTATTACTTCATGGTTTGATGGGAGAGTTGAGCAACTGGGAGCCGGTAATTGATCGTTTTAAAGATAGTTATCATATTCTGGTGCCAATTTTACCAATATATGAACTTCCTATTCTAACACTTGGTGTGAGGAGCTTGTCTAAATATGTAAATAAATTTTTAAAGCATAAAAAGATTAATCAGGTTGTTTTGATAGGAAATTCATTGGGTGGACATGTGGGGCTGGTATTTACCCTGGCGCATCAGGAAAGCGTAAAAGCCCTTGTACTTACGGGTAGTTCCGGATTGTATGAAAATGCATTTGGAGGCTCTTTTCCGAAAAGAGAAAGCTACGATTACATTCGCGAAAAAGTGGCGTTTACATTTTATGATCCGGCAACAGCAACAAAAGAACTGGTAGATGAGGTATATAAAACTGTAAATGAACGATCGAGGGTCATTCGTATTCTGGCGTTGGCAAAATCGGCCATCAGGCATAATATGTCCAAAGATCTTTCCAGAATTACCATACCGGTATCGCTAATTTGGGGAATGCAGGATAAAGTGACCCCACCTGAAGTAGCAGAAGAATTTCATGAACTGCTGCCCAACTCTGAATTGAATTGGGTAGATAAATGTGGACATGCACCGATGATGGAACGCCCACAGATTTTTAACGAATTCCTTGAGAAGTTTTTAAACAGAATTTTACTTAAATAG
- a CDS encoding GatB/YqeY domain-containing protein: protein MISNTIDQEIKQAMLAKDQARLRGLRAIKAALLLAKTEKGNTEEITEETELKLLQKLIKQRKESADIYKQQGREDLSIVEEEEIAVISAFMPKQLDAAEIEQIIIQLIKDSGASSVKDMGKVMGLANKELAGKADGKLIAELVKKQLA from the coding sequence ATGATATCAAATACAATAGACCAGGAAATAAAACAAGCAATGCTGGCCAAAGACCAGGCTAGGTTAAGAGGCTTAAGAGCAATTAAAGCCGCATTGTTATTGGCAAAAACAGAAAAAGGAAATACCGAGGAAATTACCGAAGAAACGGAACTGAAACTGTTGCAGAAGCTGATTAAACAAAGAAAAGAATCTGCTGATATTTATAAACAACAGGGTAGGGAAGATCTGAGCATTGTAGAGGAAGAAGAGATAGCCGTGATCAGTGCTTTTATGCCCAAACAACTGGATGCTGCCGAAATAGAGCAGATCATCATACAGCTGATTAAAGATTCGGGAGCAAGCTCGGTTAAAGATATGGGAAAGGTAATGGGACTGGCCAATAAAGAACTGGCAGGTAAGGCCGATGGTAAGTTAATAGCGGAACTGGTAAAGAAGCAATTGGCATAA
- a CDS encoding SDR family NAD(P)-dependent oxidoreductase codes for MKTALITGATSGIGAACAHLFAAQGYNLVLIARREELLTKVGKHLEDKYGVAVKRIVADIRDFENLSYALETLPIQWKKIDVLINNAGLSQGLDPIHKGDISDWDTMIDTNIKGLLYSTKIVSNWMVAEKSGHIINIGSIAGKEVYPNGNVYCATKHAVDALSKSMRIDLLTHGIKVTAIHPGMVETEFSIVRFKGDEGRAKKVYDGLEPLIADDIAEAIWFVVSRPAHVNINDMLIMPTAQATGTILDRK; via the coding sequence ATGAAAACAGCATTAATTACAGGAGCGACTTCAGGCATAGGAGCCGCATGTGCACACTTATTTGCTGCACAGGGGTACAATTTAGTATTGATAGCCAGAAGGGAAGAGTTGCTGACAAAAGTTGGCAAACATCTGGAAGATAAGTATGGGGTGGCTGTAAAAAGGATTGTGGCAGATATCAGGGATTTTGAAAACCTTTCCTATGCATTGGAAACCTTACCAATACAATGGAAAAAGATAGATGTACTGATCAATAACGCCGGACTGAGTCAGGGCCTGGATCCGATTCATAAAGGCGACATTAGCGATTGGGATACCATGATTGATACCAATATTAAAGGATTGCTTTATTCGACCAAAATTGTATCCAACTGGATGGTAGCTGAAAAAAGTGGACACATCATTAACATTGGTTCTATTGCAGGCAAGGAGGTGTATCCGAATGGCAATGTGTATTGCGCCACTAAACACGCTGTGGATGCTTTGAGTAAGAGTATGCGGATAGACCTGTTAACCCACGGTATCAAAGTGACAGCCATACACCCTGGAATGGTAGAAACGGAATTTTCGATCGTACGTTTTAAAGGGGATGAAGGCAGGGCCAAAAAGGTTTATGACGGATTGGAGCCTTTGATTGCCGATGATATTGCCGAAGCCATCTGGTTTGTAGTAAGCAGACCTGCTCATGTAAATATTAACGATATGTTGATCATGCCAACCGCCCAGGCAACGGGCACCATATTAGATAGAAAATAA
- a CDS encoding outer membrane beta-barrel protein, translating into MLKKKKLYLLLLAVFAMHTANAQNWGGGVDDDNLHFGFTFQYLSSEFKFLKKSQWQEPFLDADNNNAPVSGPLKSLYSNSSPGFGIGFVVNQRLGENADLRFTPTLVFNDRLAYYEFEGLEAPVEKKVQSTMVDFPLGIKLKSDRRNNFRAYIIGGAKYSMDIASKKRSNDASFGPMEKFLKNKKNFVSLEAGFGMDLYFEYFKMSPEIKLSYALGNILKNDPSPYSAPIDKLMLRHVTFSLFFE; encoded by the coding sequence ATGCTGAAAAAGAAAAAATTATATCTGCTACTGCTGGCTGTATTTGCCATGCATACCGCCAATGCCCAAAACTGGGGTGGGGGAGTAGATGATGATAATTTACATTTCGGCTTTACGTTTCAATACCTGTCTTCAGAATTTAAATTTTTGAAAAAGAGCCAATGGCAGGAGCCTTTTCTGGATGCGGACAACAATAATGCACCGGTTTCCGGTCCGCTAAAGTCGCTTTACTCCAACTCTTCACCGGGCTTCGGGATCGGATTTGTAGTAAATCAGCGTTTGGGCGAAAATGCAGACCTCAGGTTCACGCCAACATTGGTGTTTAACGACCGGCTGGCCTATTATGAATTTGAGGGATTGGAAGCTCCTGTCGAAAAAAAGGTACAATCTACCATGGTCGACTTCCCCTTGGGTATTAAGTTAAAATCTGACAGAAGGAATAATTTTAGAGCTTACATCATTGGAGGGGCAAAGTATTCGATGGATATTGCGTCAAAAAAAAGAAGTAATGATGCTTCTTTCGGGCCTATGGAGAAATTTCTGAAGAACAAAAAGAACTTTGTATCGCTGGAGGCAGGTTTTGGGATGGATCTTTATTTCGAGTATTTTAAAATGTCGCCTGAAATAAAATTGTCGTATGCCCTCGGCAATATTTTAAAAAACGACCCGAGCCCGTATTCGGCACCTATTGATAAACTGATGTTGCGTCACGTGACTTTCAGTTTATTTTTTGAGTAA
- the ubiE gene encoding bifunctional demethylmenaquinone methyltransferase/2-methoxy-6-polyprenyl-1,4-benzoquinol methylase UbiE, producing the protein MSENITPYQSQNATKKEQVATMFNNIAGTYDFLNHFLSLGIDILWRKKAIKELKAIKPRIMLDVATGTGDFAFEAIQMLKPEKVIGVDISEGMLDVARKKINERNLQPVFSVQLGDSEGLHFADDHFDAITVAFGVRNYQNLEKGLADMYRVLKPEGKIVILEFSKPRAFPVKQAYNFYSNQVLPFFGKVFSKDRCAYTYLPESVAAFPDGDDFLKLMDKVGFKKTKDIRLTFGISAIYTGVK; encoded by the coding sequence ATGAGCGAAAACATCACACCGTACCAATCTCAAAATGCTACCAAGAAAGAACAGGTGGCTACAATGTTTAACAATATAGCAGGAACTTATGATTTTTTAAATCACTTCCTGTCGCTGGGGATTGACATTTTATGGAGAAAAAAGGCAATAAAGGAGCTCAAGGCTATAAAACCACGGATCATGCTGGATGTAGCTACCGGCACCGGGGATTTTGCTTTTGAAGCCATTCAGATGCTGAAACCGGAAAAGGTAATAGGCGTAGATATTTCTGAAGGGATGTTGGATGTTGCCCGGAAAAAGATCAATGAGCGGAACCTGCAACCTGTTTTTTCTGTTCAGTTGGGCGATTCGGAAGGTTTGCACTTTGCGGATGACCATTTCGATGCCATCACTGTAGCTTTTGGCGTTAGGAACTACCAGAACCTGGAAAAAGGACTGGCCGATATGTACCGGGTATTGAAACCGGAAGGGAAAATTGTGATCCTGGAGTTTTCAAAGCCAAGGGCCTTCCCAGTCAAACAAGCTTATAATTTTTATTCCAACCAGGTGCTTCCTTTTTTTGGAAAGGTTTTTTCTAAAGATAGATGTGCATATACCTATCTGCCCGAATCGGTGGCTGCGTTTCCGGATGGCGATGATTTTCTGAAACTGATGGATAAAGTAGGTTTTAAAAAAACTAAAGATATCCGGCTTACATTTGGAATAAGTGCAATTTATACAGGTGTCAAATAA
- the yihA gene encoding ribosome biogenesis GTP-binding protein YihA/YsxC has product MIIKSATFICSNTKVSALPVANMPEYAFIGRSNVGKSSLINMLVSQHGLAKTSQKPGKTQLINHFLVNEKWYIVDLPGYGYAKVSKSSREKWEKFIRNYITKRESLQCVFVLIDSRLEPQKIDLEFCCWMGEIQIPFALIFTKADKQSTVKTDQNVALFKKALKGWFEEIPPYFVTSAEKGLGRDQVLNFIEEVNHDFVMPDLSPASDF; this is encoded by the coding sequence ATGATTATAAAATCAGCAACATTTATTTGTAGTAATACAAAGGTTTCGGCGCTGCCGGTAGCCAACATGCCCGAGTACGCCTTTATTGGACGTTCAAATGTGGGCAAATCATCCCTCATCAATATGCTGGTAAGCCAGCATGGTTTGGCAAAAACCTCGCAAAAGCCAGGAAAAACCCAGCTTATCAATCATTTTTTAGTGAATGAAAAATGGTATATCGTGGATTTGCCAGGCTATGGCTATGCTAAAGTGTCGAAAAGCAGCCGGGAAAAATGGGAAAAGTTTATCCGCAATTACATCACCAAACGTGAAAGTCTGCAATGCGTATTTGTTTTGATAGACAGCCGCCTGGAGCCGCAAAAGATTGACCTGGAGTTTTGCTGCTGGATGGGAGAAATTCAAATTCCATTTGCCCTTATCTTTACCAAAGCTGATAAACAGTCGACAGTAAAAACAGATCAGAATGTAGCTTTGTTTAAAAAAGCATTAAAAGGATGGTTTGAAGAGATTCCTCCCTATTTTGTAACTTCAGCAGAAAAGGGACTTGGTAGGGATCAGGTTCTTAATTTTATTGAAGAGGTGAACCATGACTTTGTCATGCCCGATTTATCACCTGCTTCTGATTTTTAA
- a CDS encoding UbiA-like polyprenyltransferase, translating to MKKYFSLVLFAHSIFALPFAMIGFFLGVTTTDHPFNWIKLVLVLFCMVFARNAAMAFNRYLDRNIDAKNPRTQMRDIPAGKVSAREALIFVIANCVLFMITTAFINSLCLYLSPVALFVVLFYSYTKRFTALCHLVLGLGLSLAPIGAYIAVTGVFNLVPILYSFAVLFWVSGFDIIYALQDEDFDKAEQLHSIPAALGIKNALNLSVGLHILSAACVILPIFYSTFSWIYYIGVAFFCFMLIYQHLLVKPTDISKVNRAFATTNGIASVVFATCFLLDAFLRTYFNF from the coding sequence ATGAAGAAGTATTTCTCATTGGTATTGTTTGCACACTCTATCTTTGCATTACCTTTTGCGATGATTGGTTTTTTTCTGGGTGTAACTACTACAGACCATCCTTTTAACTGGATAAAATTGGTGTTGGTGTTGTTTTGTATGGTATTTGCCCGCAACGCGGCCATGGCATTTAACAGGTATCTGGACAGGAATATCGATGCCAAGAACCCACGGACACAAATGCGCGATATACCTGCAGGTAAGGTATCTGCCCGTGAAGCATTGATTTTTGTAATTGCCAATTGCGTGCTCTTTATGATCACCACTGCTTTCATCAACTCGCTTTGTTTGTATCTATCGCCGGTAGCCTTATTTGTTGTGTTGTTTTACAGTTATACCAAAAGATTTACAGCGTTGTGCCATCTGGTACTGGGCCTGGGGCTTTCGCTGGCACCTATAGGTGCATATATTGCTGTAACAGGGGTATTTAACCTTGTTCCGATACTTTATTCTTTTGCGGTACTGTTTTGGGTAAGTGGTTTTGACATTATATATGCCTTGCAGGATGAGGATTTTGACAAAGCCGAGCAGCTACACTCCATTCCGGCAGCATTGGGCATAAAAAATGCTTTGAACCTGTCTGTAGGCCTGCATATTTTATCGGCAGCCTGCGTCATATTGCCTATCTTTTATAGCACATTTAGCTGGATTTACTACATTGGCGTAGCCTTTTTTTGTTTTATGTTAATCTATCAGCATTTGCTGGTAAAACCTACCGACATTAGTAAAGTAAACAGGGCCTTTGCCACCACAAATGGTATTGCCTCGGTTGTTTTTGCTACCTGTTTTTTACTTGATGCCTTTTTAAGAACTTATTTTAATTTTTAG
- a CDS encoding M3 family oligoendopeptidase: MINLTIPKKTRVYIPQDLQIEWDNLEPILSELLGRQIDNVIELEQWLKDKSELEAALEEDFAWRYIRMSCDTANEALVKSFQYFATEIEPKISPIANQLNQKFNDSPFIDELDQHKYFVYIRAIRKALEIYREENVELLTRLQVSQQKYQGITGAMSVTINGQEYTLEQAANFIKDTDRQIRQQAWETIQQRRLVDKDALNVLFDELIVMRHQVALNAGFENYRDYMFQALGRFDYTPKDCYHFHEAIEKKIVPILKAQAEKRAESLGIEVLKPWDMEVSSTGKPALKPFKSGAELIDKSIDCFNAIDPKLGQMLSIMKANQLFDVESRKGKAPGGYNYPLAETGAPFIFMNSANSFRDLTTMVHEGGHAIHTFLTANLELNDFKHCPSEVAELASMSMELISMDNWAIYFDKEEDLIRAKKEQLADVLKTLPWVAVIDQFQHWIYTNPGHNSADREEAFKQIYNRFGAGFANWDGLEKEFGNTWQKQLHLFEVPFYYIEYAIAQLGAIAIWKNYKENPHKALQQYLDALALGYTRPINEIYETAGIKFDFSLAYIDELASFVKEELDKLG, from the coding sequence ATGATCAATCTTACCATACCTAAAAAAACAAGAGTATACATTCCGCAGGATCTTCAGATTGAATGGGATAACCTGGAGCCGATTTTAAGTGAGCTATTGGGCCGCCAAATCGACAATGTGATTGAACTTGAACAATGGCTGAAGGATAAAAGTGAACTGGAAGCAGCCTTGGAAGAGGATTTTGCCTGGCGCTATATCCGAATGAGTTGTGATACCGCCAATGAAGCATTGGTAAAAAGTTTCCAATATTTTGCGACAGAGATTGAACCAAAGATCTCGCCAATAGCCAATCAGCTGAACCAGAAGTTTAATGACAGCCCGTTTATTGACGAGCTGGATCAGCACAAATATTTTGTGTACATCAGGGCCATCAGAAAGGCGCTGGAAATATACCGGGAAGAAAACGTTGAATTGCTGACCCGCTTACAGGTAAGCCAGCAAAAATATCAAGGCATAACCGGCGCCATGAGTGTAACCATAAATGGCCAGGAATATACCTTAGAACAAGCTGCAAACTTTATTAAGGATACCGACAGGCAAATCAGGCAACAGGCCTGGGAAACGATACAGCAACGCCGCCTGGTAGATAAGGATGCCCTGAATGTGTTATTTGATGAGCTGATTGTAATGCGTCATCAGGTTGCATTGAATGCCGGTTTTGAGAACTACCGGGATTACATGTTCCAGGCCCTGGGCAGGTTTGACTATACCCCTAAAGATTGTTACCACTTCCATGAGGCCATAGAAAAAAAGATTGTGCCTATTCTTAAAGCACAAGCCGAAAAAAGAGCTGAATCACTAGGCATTGAAGTACTTAAGCCTTGGGATATGGAAGTAAGCAGCACCGGAAAACCTGCATTAAAGCCGTTCAAAAGTGGCGCAGAACTCATTGACAAAAGCATTGACTGTTTCAATGCAATTGATCCAAAACTGGGACAAATGTTATCCATTATGAAAGCCAACCAGCTTTTTGATGTAGAAAGCCGGAAAGGCAAAGCCCCGGGCGGCTACAATTACCCCCTGGCAGAAACAGGCGCTCCCTTCATTTTCATGAACTCGGCCAATTCGTTCAGAGACCTGACTACGATGGTACACGAAGGCGGACATGCCATTCATACTTTTCTGACAGCAAACCTGGAGCTTAACGACTTTAAACATTGCCCTTCGGAAGTTGCCGAATTGGCATCAATGAGTATGGAATTGATTTCGATGGACAACTGGGCTATCTATTTTGACAAGGAGGAAGACCTGATCCGTGCAAAAAAAGAACAGCTGGCCGACGTGCTCAAAACACTTCCATGGGTAGCCGTTATAGATCAGTTTCAACACTGGATTTATACCAATCCGGGTCACAATTCTGCCGACCGTGAAGAAGCTTTTAAACAGATTTATAACCGATTTGGTGCTGGTTTTGCCAATTGGGACGGTTTGGAAAAAGAATTTGGAAATACCTGGCAAAAGCAGCTTCACCTATTTGAGGTTCCGTTTTATTATATAGAATATGCCATTGCACAATTGGGTGCCATAGCCATCTGGAAAAATTATAAAGAGAATCCGCACAAGGCATTACAGCAATACCTGGATGCCCTGGCTTTGGGCTATACCCGACCAATAAATGAGATTTATGAAACGGCAGGAATTAAATTCGACTTCAGTTTGGCTTATATTGACGAGCTTGCATCTTTTGTGAAGGAAGAATTAGATAAATTAGGGTAG
- a CDS encoding amino acid permease, with protein sequence MLEKLFRKKSVDKILADAEKGYGEHGTSLHKTLSVRDLTAFGIAAIIGAGIFSTIGKASADGGPAVIFLFIFTAVACSFAAFAYAEFASMVPVSGSAYTYSYVAFGELVAWIIGWSLIMEYAIGNITVAISWSDYFTGLLSSIRIPGLNINGIHLPDWMTMDYLTAYNGHKHAEALLNTGKSYANLDSATQMANNAWATAPRIGDFHLVADLPALGIIIFITWLVYRGMKESRNASNAMVIVKLAVILLVLSVGIFYVDTKNWNPFAPNGISGVLKGVSAVFFAYIGFDAISTTAEECKNPQRDLPRGMMWAIIICTILYVAIALVLTGIVNYSLLAVGDPLAFVFDQVNLKLMSGIIAVSAVFAMASVLLVFQMGQPRIWMSMSRDGLLPKSFSRIHPKYHTPSFATIVVGFVVAVPSLFMNLTIVTDLCSIGTLFAFVLVCTGVLVLQNKPGLKRGKFKIPYVNAKYVVPFLFLGFIVMGFTQYQKETKAFIFNTPAINGPVKLITSLNDAEREVLKQGIILAETKTGIPSANAVDAEAYLTQLTEQQYEDFVNKLAIDEAKKYESGWSLFRHKIPMWIFFFLSIVITWFSIRKNLSLIPVLGLLSCLYMMCELGISNWIGFGIWLIVGLVVYFLYGYKHSKLNVENAHK encoded by the coding sequence ATGCTTGAAAAACTGTTCCGGAAAAAATCCGTTGATAAAATATTAGCGGATGCTGAAAAGGGGTATGGTGAACATGGGACTTCCCTTCACAAAACCCTGAGTGTAAGAGATCTTACTGCATTTGGCATTGCAGCCATTATTGGTGCCGGCATTTTTAGCACCATTGGCAAAGCCAGTGCAGATGGTGGTCCGGCTGTAATTTTCCTGTTTATCTTTACGGCAGTTGCCTGTAGTTTTGCCGCATTTGCCTATGCTGAGTTTGCTTCAATGGTGCCGGTTTCAGGCAGTGCCTATACCTATTCCTATGTTGCCTTTGGCGAGCTTGTAGCCTGGATCATAGGCTGGTCGCTGATTATGGAATATGCTATCGGCAATATTACCGTAGCCATTTCCTGGTCCGACTATTTTACAGGACTCCTCTCCTCCATACGAATTCCGGGGCTAAACATTAATGGCATTCACCTGCCCGACTGGATGACAATGGATTACCTTACGGCATATAACGGCCATAAGCATGCCGAAGCGCTACTCAATACCGGCAAAAGCTATGCAAACCTTGATAGTGCCACTCAAATGGCCAACAATGCCTGGGCAACTGCACCACGGATTGGCGATTTTCATTTGGTGGCCGATTTGCCTGCATTGGGCATCATTATTTTCATTACCTGGCTGGTTTACCGGGGCATGAAAGAATCAAGAAATGCCAGCAATGCCATGGTTATTGTAAAACTGGCGGTAATTTTACTGGTGCTTTCTGTCGGCATATTTTATGTAGATACCAAAAACTGGAATCCCTTTGCACCAAATGGAATATCGGGTGTTTTAAAGGGCGTTTCTGCGGTATTTTTCGCGTATATTGGTTTCGATGCCATATCCACCACTGCCGAAGAATGCAAAAATCCACAGCGTGACCTGCCCCGTGGAATGATGTGGGCCATTATTATCTGCACCATATTATATGTTGCCATTGCGCTTGTGCTTACCGGCATCGTAAATTATAGCTTGCTGGCCGTTGGTGATCCATTGGCCTTTGTATTTGACCAGGTAAACCTGAAACTAATGAGTGGCATTATTGCCGTAAGTGCTGTTTTTGCAATGGCTAGTGTGTTGCTGGTTTTTCAAATGGGCCAGCCCAGAATATGGATGAGTATGAGCCGTGATGGCTTATTGCCAAAATCATTCTCCAGGATTCATCCCAAATACCATACACCTTCCTTTGCCACAATCGTGGTCGGTTTTGTAGTGGCTGTTCCTTCTTTGTTTATGAACCTGACCATCGTAACCGACCTGTGTTCAATAGGTACACTTTTTGCCTTTGTACTGGTTTGTACCGGGGTACTGGTTTTACAAAACAAACCCGGACTAAAGAGAGGAAAATTCAAAATACCTTATGTCAACGCAAAATATGTAGTGCCTTTCCTATTTCTTGGCTTTATTGTAATGGGTTTTACTCAATATCAAAAAGAAACCAAAGCCTTTATATTCAATACACCTGCCATTAATGGCCCTGTTAAATTGATCACGTCACTAAATGATGCTGAAAGGGAGGTGCTTAAACAGGGAATTATATTGGCTGAAACGAAAACGGGGATACCATCGGCAAATGCCGTAGATGCAGAAGCTTATTTAACTCAGCTTACTGAACAGCAATATGAGGATTTTGTTAACAAACTAGCCATTGATGAAGCTAAAAAGTATGAAAGCGGTTGGAGCTTATTCAGGCACAAAATTCCGATGTGGATCTTTTTCTTTCTCAGCATTGTGATTACCTGGTTTTCCATTCGTAAAAACTTATCATTGATACCCGTTTTAGGTTTGCTCAGCTGCTTGTATATGATGTGCGAATTGGGCATCTCCAACTGGATCGGCTTCGGCATCTGGTTGATTGTAGGATTAGTTGTATATTTTCTGTATGGGTATAAGCATAGTAAACTTAATGTAGAAAATGCTCATAAATAG